From Camelina sativa cultivar DH55 chromosome 7, Cs, whole genome shotgun sequence, one genomic window encodes:
- the LOC104700989 gene encoding acyl carrier protein 2, chloroplastic-like, with product MASSIAAASSSTLLQARPRQLAIAVNPIKCNSFGRSNLSFKIRQLPTRLTVSCAAKPETVDKVCAIVKKQLSLDDTKKVEGATKFVDLGADSLDTVEIVMGLEEEFGIEMAEEKAQTITTVEKAAELIEELLLEKAK from the exons ATGGCTTCTTCCAttgctgctgcttcttcctCTACTCTCCTACAAGCTCGTCCTCGCCAACTG GCGATTGCAGTAAATCCGATAAAATGCAATAGCTTTGGAAGAAGCaatctttcttttaagattcgTCAGCTTCCTACCCGCTTGACCGTTTCCTGCGCT GCTAAACCTGAGACGGTTGACAAGGTGTGTGCAATTGTCAAGAAGCAACTCTCACTTGATGATACCAAGAAAGTTGAGGGTGCCACCAAATTTGTTGATCTTGGTGCTGATTCTCTCGACACG GTGGAGATTGTGATGGGACTAGAGGAAGAGTTTGGGATCGAAATGGCTGAGGAGAAAGCACAGACAATCACAACAGTTGAGAAAGCAGCTGAGCTTATCGAGGAGCTCTTGTTGGAAAAGGCCAAGTAG